AAGAAAGTCGGATTAAGGCCCGGGGTTTTGATAAAAAAGGCAGATGGTGCTTAAAAAATGAATCATGCTCAAAAAAGAAAATTTCATAAAGGACTCCACCCGGATCATTGAGTGGATCGATGATTATTTTAATAAACTGGAGTCCTTACCGGTAAAGTCGCAGGTAAACCCAGGAGAAATCTACCACCAGATCCCTCCCGTAGCGCCAGATCAATCCCAGGGTATGGATCAGATTCTGAAAGACCTGGACGAGATCATCCTCCCCGGGATCACCCATTGGCAGCATCCTAATTTTCATGCTTATTTCCCGGCCAATGCCTCTTTAGAATCGCTTTTTGGAGAAATGATCACGGCCTCTATCGCTGCCCAGTGTATGATCTGGGAAACCTCACCTGCCGCTGCCGAACTCGAAGAACGCATGATGGAATGGCTGATGAAAGCCATGGATTTCCCACCCGGGTTTGAAGGCACCATCCAGGATACCGCTTCAACGGCTACCCTGACAGCCATTATTACGGCCCGGGAAGTGGCGACCGGGTTTAAATCCAATGAGGAAGGCGTTCCCAATAATCTGCGGGTGTATTGCTCTACCCAGACCCATTCTTCCATCGATAAAGCCGTTGGTATTTCCGGGATTGGGAAAAAGAACCTCATCAAGATCCCGGTGGATGATCAAATGAGACTGATTCCGGAACTGTTGGAAAAACAAATTGTGGAAGACCTTGCCAACGGATTGGTTCCATGCTGCGTGGTAGCCGCTATAGGGACGACAGGCACTGTGGCTGTTGATCCGGTGAAACCTATTGCGCAAATTTGTAAAAAGTATAAAATATGGCTTCATGTGGACGCCGCCTTCGCCGGTACAGCCTTGCTGTTGCCGGAATACCGCTGGATGGCAGAAGGCGTGGAAGGTGCGGATAGTTTTGTGTTTAATCCGCACAAATGGATGTTTACCCATTTTGATTGCTCGGTTTATTTTGTGAAAGATGTCAATGTATTGATCCGCACCTTTGAAATCCTTCCGGAATATTTAAAAACCAATACAAGAGGACTGGTCAACGATTACCGAGACTGGGGCATTCCGCTGGGGCGCCGTTTCCGGGCCTTGAAACTTTGGTTCGTGATTCGTGGTTTTGGGCTCGACGGCATCCGCAAACGCCTTCGGGAACACATCGCCCTCAATGAATTTTTTGCAGGCCAGATCGATAAACATCCCGATTTTGAACTGGTTCTCCAACCTTTCCTGAATTTTTCCTGCTTCAGGTATCATCCGGCAGGCGCAGATCCTGCACAATTGAATGACCTGAATGAACAATTGAAAGATAAACTGAATAAAACAGGACAACTTTTTCTTTCCCACACCAAAATTGACGATAAATATGTGCTTCGTTTTGTGATCGGGCAAACGTATGTAGAGCAGGAACATGTCGAGAAAGCATTGGAAATGATTTTCGGAATGTAGAAGGAAGATTGAAAAAAAATGGATCTAAGAAAACGATTAATTGAAATGTTTAATTCATAACAATATTTTTACATTTCGGCTTTTTCCTTTATATTTGTAGGCATAATCACACCCAAAAAAGCCCCGCACCATGAATTTCAGGGCATTACCCCCCCCTTACCCCCCCCTTACCCCCCCCCACTATTTGAAATTATATTGTTAATGTTTTTTTTCAGTTCTAACAGACAAAGGCACTATTTCCAAAAAGCTTGTCAAGGATTAATTTTCCACATTAACTTTACCCATAGTGGGGGGCAAATTCTCCATTATGGTTTTTCAACTTAAAAATTATGAAAAATATTTTTTTCCTTTTGCTGGTAGTTTGTTTATATTTTCTTGGTTGCCATAAGGATGAAACTTGCAAAGAAATAGAACATTTAGTTGATTTACAAGAAACGTCTCTTTTTCAAACAGTATACCCATCATATGGTGTACCATACTTTAACCCCAATAATTCTGAAGAAATTATCTTTTTTTATGCAAATGAAGAATCAGGTACAACTGAAAAGCTCGTAAAATATAATTTAATTTCCAAGGAATATTACACTATTCACGAAGGGAACATTGGCATACGACCCAGATGGAGCAAGAAAGGTTGGATAATTTTTCAATTATGGAATGAACTTGGGAATGACGGCTATAACATTTGGAAGAT
This sequence is a window from Lewinellaceae bacterium. Protein-coding genes within it:
- a CDS encoding aspartate aminotransferase family protein, which translates into the protein MLKKENFIKDSTRIIEWIDDYFNKLESLPVKSQVNPGEIYHQIPPVAPDQSQGMDQILKDLDEIILPGITHWQHPNFHAYFPANASLESLFGEMITASIAAQCMIWETSPAAAELEERMMEWLMKAMDFPPGFEGTIQDTASTATLTAIITAREVATGFKSNEEGVPNNLRVYCSTQTHSSIDKAVGISGIGKKNLIKIPVDDQMRLIPELLEKQIVEDLANGLVPCCVVAAIGTTGTVAVDPVKPIAQICKKYKIWLHVDAAFAGTALLLPEYRWMAEGVEGADSFVFNPHKWMFTHFDCSVYFVKDVNVLIRTFEILPEYLKTNTRGLVNDYRDWGIPLGRRFRALKLWFVIRGFGLDGIRKRLREHIALNEFFAGQIDKHPDFELVLQPFLNFSCFRYHPAGADPAQLNDLNEQLKDKLNKTGQLFLSHTKIDDKYVLRFVIGQTYVEQEHVEKALEMIFGM